Proteins encoded in a region of the Diadema setosum chromosome 7, eeDiaSeto1, whole genome shotgun sequence genome:
- the LOC140231117 gene encoding carbohydrate sulfotransferase 8-like, giving the protein MSQLPLAKREEVLRTYTKFLFVRNPYARILSAYRDKLGNQGSPWSLSVKQWLYRKHILDPSMGGVTFAQFVTYYLQVSQKNMHWEDMNKICDPCTIDYDFIGYYETLKPDSDYILNLIRAPNSTRFPDPQKVPTHSSSDDILGSYYSQLSDEQLKQLSLNEGLATDLELFNYSIPEAIKRENIV; this is encoded by the coding sequence ATGAGCCAGCTACCACTTGCGAAGAGGGAAGAGGTGTTAAGGACGTACACGAAGTTTCTTTTCGTTCGGAATCCCTACGCCAGGATTCTTTCCGCTTACAGGGACAAATTAGGCAATCAAGGATCCCCCTGGTCTCTCTCTGTTAAGCAGTGGCTTTATAGAAAACACATCTTAGATCCCTCGATGGGTGGGGTGACCTTCGCTCAGTTCGTCACATACTATCTGCAGGTTTCGCAAAAGAACATGCATTGGGAGGATATGAACAAGATCTGTGATCCATGCACTATAGACTACGATTTTATCGGTTACTATGAAACCCTTAAACCCGATTCAGattacatactaaatttgataCGAGCGCCGAACAGCACTCGGTTTCCGGATCCTCAAAAAGTCCCGACGCATAGTTCCAGTGACGACATTCTCGGGAGCTATTACTCGCAGCTTTCAGATGAACAGCTCAAACAGTTATCGCTGAACGAAGGATTGGCAACTGACCTTGAACTCTTCAATTATTCCATTCCGGAAGCCATTAAAAGGGAAAATATAGTCTAA